The window ATAGCGTCCCCGGAGAAACACTTTGCAGAGGTACGCAGGCCAAAGAATGGCACGCAAACAAATGTGATCCTGTTTCCATGACGGCGAAGAGATGGTTGCTGGTGGTGTGCAGGTGGTGAGGAGATCGGTGGTGGGACTCGGAACGGACGAGGACTCGCTGACGAGAGCCGTGGTGAGTCGGGCAGAAATCGACATGAAGAAGGTGAAGGAGGAATACAAGAAGAGATACAACACCACGCTCATTTATGATGTAGTGGACGACACCTCGGGGGACTACATGAGGTTCCTGCTGACCTTGATCGGCCCTGCGGATGCATGAAATAGCAATCAACCGATGGTTTCAGGTTCAGAGAAATGTGAAGGTATGTGAAGATGTGTGTATATTTATAAGGTGTAAGCATATATGGCTTGTGGAATGAACAACATAAACAATTTTTGGACATGGAATAAAGATTTGGCATGGTgggtgttagtgtaaacaactgtaTGCCATGGAGGTCGGGTGCGGTATCCGATCAGGACGGTGTAATCGTCCCTTCTGGgctggaactcctcgcctgcgcgtccggaggggacctccggcttcgcacctgcacaaaggtcgggccgaggcgctcggccagacccctccgacgatcaagttagccgaTGCGGAGTGGAGTTTGTTGTCTATTTTCTTTGTCTCCCCCCCTTGCGTATaagactcgggggtatttatagggaagtttaGTATTACCTGATGATCCTGCCCGCAgaagcaggatcgtacctctaatAGCGTCTGACATTGCTGTTGGCGTTGCGTgaagaaccgaactgccgcaaGGCATGGGCGTGCCTCGGTCGTCGCTCTCCTCTACCTCGGCCAAGCGTGTTGGGTCAGACAACGacacgatgaagtcgttgtctgagagcgggtgacgtcagcgcaCATCGCGTCGGCATTATTGTCTTATTTGGGCAGAGTGTCGTCCaggcgtggctgacgtcgtggcgcgtcatgtcgccattattaccctcatcatattccccccccgaaagaagctatgcgtcggttgttgcCATaggggggagtccgaggcatggcttcagcctcCGGTACCGTGGTAGTCTCAGGCGACATGAGGTCGAGCACATCtcgggcgggcaagccgcgccgaggaggtggtctcggacgacatgaggccgaggagcacgtctcgggcgggcaggccgcgccgaggaggtggtctcgggcgacatgaggccgaggagcacgtctcgggtgggcaagtcgcgccgaggaggtggtctcggacgacatgaggccgaggagcacgtctcgggcgggcaggccgcgccgaggaggtggtctcggacgacatgaggccgaggagcacgtctcgggcgggcaggccgcgccgaggaggtggtctcgggcgacatgaggccgaggggcaacTTTGTTTTGGTCAGCGACCGATTGCTCAGCCACGTGCGGGCGCAAGCGGCCAGGTTGTTTTCTTCCTGGGGAAGCTCAAGGGGCTGTCTCTTTCAGGAGTCGCCGGCTTTCGAGGCTGATATGATTAATGCCTCTGTACTTCGCACCGCGCGACAGTTGGCTGCCACGTCAGGCCATATTTATGGCGAGGTGACGTTTGCGTCTTCGCAGCGCACTTCAGGAGAGGAAGGGTCGCCGTTTTGGTGAGATGTGGCCTATAAATAGCGCACCGTCGGCTTCCTGCACGTCCTGATACTTGCATTTGCTCAACCCTCTCTTCGGGCGACCTTGTTTCATACCCATCGGCCGCCCTACCTTCCTTTCCAAGACTTGGTAAGGATGGCTTCTCTTTCTCTGCCCTTTTCTTCCTCGCCTTCCGCTTCCGGTACTGTCGGAGAGAGGGCATTGCCGACGAGTTCTCGCTCGTCATCCGAGGAAAGGGCTATCAAAGCCCTTGAATCACTAATGTGGCCACACGACCTCGACTCAActgtgagcgagtcgtcgctcgGCTCCCTTCGGGATCGTTATGGTATCCTGGCGGAATTCACGCTCATTGCTccagagccgaggcagcgagcgtATGACCCTATACCTAGGGGCTTCGCCCTAACCCTGGACGCCTTCGAGGCCGGGTTACGCCTCCCTCTCCATCCAGTCATAAGCTCATGTGTCTCGTGGTGGCGTATCTCCCCTTCTCAGATGGCGCCAAATtcctggcgctatctggtggcattCCTGGGGGAATGTTACTACGATAGGATTCCCCCGAGCCGGTCCCTTTTCCTCTCCTGCTTCCGTCTATCCAGGGGGTCAGGGGGTTATTACCTGTCCGCCCGACCGGGCTTCCGGGTCAGTGGGGttccttccagcaacaaggggtggaaggagcgtttcttcTGCGTATGCCATCCGGAGGGTTGGAAATTTGGGCTCCGATGGGCGGCGCGCGCCGTCGACAACACCGCCCCGGTCCTGGATGAGGAGGAGCGTTAGGCCCTTCGAAGACTGAAGGAGATCCTCACGGCCTCCCGAGTCATCTGGAAGATGACCGAGGCAgggttggtcgaggcgggtctgagcccggtgcctcgaggtatgccttaaaGAGGGTAGTGGCAGGTTTTCGTGTTTTTGGTGTTTTGACCGAGGTCGGCGTTTTcgtgcagaaatggtgaacctcacTGCTGTGCGCGGAGGGCGCTCTTCGTCAACCACATCCCCGCGTCATTCGGCTGGCCCGGGCATCGATACGAGGGAGGCGCCGGTGGAGCTCGAGGCCGGTCGTCCCCGGAAGAAGGCCAAGGTTGCTGCCCAAAAGAAACCGACTCCACCGAGGGCTCGGGCATGTGAAGTGGCTGTGGAGCCGGGCACACGCAACCGGCGACGAGGACTTGGCCGAGGGGAGGCCGGGCCGAGCAACGAGGGGGCAGGAAAAGCGCACAGGGAGCCCTCGATTCGGGACTTGTGCCGCCTCCCTACGGGGGCGTCGAACGAGTCCTACCAGGCGCGCTTGATGGGCGAGCTTTCGGAGGGCCAACCCTCCGACAGGTTGGCGGCccgctgggggggggggggggggggggggtttgacccGCGGGACCCGGGTATGGGCCGATAGGGAAACTGCGGCCGCATTCATCCAAGGAGGGCTTCATCCAAATATGGCTCGCGAGCTGTATACCATGCCCTTGGATGTCTTGCTAGGCAAATCTGCGAAGTCATTGCTGTGGGTAAGCGTCTCGCCATTGGACCCCGACTTCCTACTCGACCGAGAATGGATCTGACTTTTCCTCTGCAGGGCCAACATTACACGATGGCGTTGGCGGACCGCGTGCGTGACGCGGTTCGGGCCCTTGGCATCCTGTGCGACCGGAATGCCGAGCTACGCAAACAGCTCGAGGAGGTCTGCGCGGGGGCAGCTCCGGAGGCAGTTGCAGCAGCCGAGCAGCGCTCCTCGGAGCTCGAGGCGGAGGTGACGCGCCTCAAGTCTGAGGTAGGGGTGGCCGACCAACGTACGTCGGCGCTGGAGGCGGAGGTCCTTCGCCTTAAGTCTGAGGCGAAGGCAGCTGAAGAGGAGGGTCTTCAAGGGCTCCTAAGGGTGACATAGACCGAGGCTCGCCTGGCCCGGAACGAGGTGGTCACCCTGACTCAAAAGCTGGAAGGGACCCTAGTTGAGGCGAAGGGGGCCTCAGAGGCTCTGGTTGCCGAGCGGGATCGGCGGCCAGAAAAAGATAAGGAAATAATCGAGGACTACAAACAATCATCGGGCTTCCAGCTCGGGCTGGTCCGGTCGGGGCATGTCACCTATGAGTGCGGGTACTGGATTGCCCTGGGCTGGTTCAGAACGCGCCACCCCGGGCTTGAAGTTGAGTTGGATCCTTTTGCCTCGCACCCCGAGGACTTAGACATAGATATGCCGGATGAGGTTCCCTTCGACGATAGCGTCGGGGGTTCCGACGGTTAGGGCAGAAATTTGTAATATTTTTGGTGGTCGGCTCGACTGAGTCAGGGTCAAGTCCCGTAATCTtcgtttcttctctctttttgtaATCCTCGAGTGCTGTCAAGGTCGAGTCCTGTAATTCccgattttttaaataaaaagaaaatttttcttcTCTTGTGTGTTGTCCAACTTCTTCTTCCCTTGGACGAAAAACTTCTTAATGTTCTggacgttccatgttctcggcAAAGAAAGATCGGCCATTGTCGCGAGCCGGTATGTACCCGGTCGGATTACCtcgacgacccgataaggtccctcccatttgggggccagcttccccctcgctCGGGTCGGGTTGCTGACTTCGGTCTTGCGAAGGACCAGGTCGTTTAACTTTTATAAGAGAGGGCCTTCAAGTGTGCGTCGGCACGCCGTTCCTCGAGTATGTCAAGGCcggctcgaagtccttcgttGGTGGTTTTCTTGTCGTAGCTTCTTGTTCGAAGGGTGGGAATAGCTACCTCGGACGGTAGGACAGCTTCGGTCCCGAACGCGAGGCTGTATGGGGACTCTCCAGTCGCGGTTTTGGGGGTGGTGAGCAATGACCATAAGAAGCTCGGGAGTTTGTCCGTCCAAGCCGATCGAGCTGTGGAtactcttcttttgagcccgtctagAATGGATCGATTGATTACCTCAGGCAGCCCGTTCGTTTGAGGGTAAgctaccgagctgaacctcagctggaTCCCGTGGCTTGCACAGAATTCCCGGAATCTTCTGCTGGCGAACTGAGGCCCATTGTCCGTAATGATGGTCTTGGGCAAGCCAAACCGAGTCACAAAGCTCCTCCACACGAACTTCTCTATTTGTTGCTCCGTGGTCGTCGCCAGTGGTTCGACCTCAACCCACTTGGTGAAGTAATCCAATCCCACGACGATGTATTTCCGTTGTCCCGAGGCTGGTGGGAAAGGTCCGAGCAAGTCTAACCCCCACTGTGTGAACGACCATGCGCAGTCGACGGGGGTGAACGGGACCGTGGGCCGCCGGGGCGCgcgggcgtgctcctggcatGAGCTGCACCGTTGCACATAAGTCTTCGCGTCTCGGCACATAGTCGACCAGTAGTacccttggcgaagtattttgtgcgCCAGGGTTCGTCCGCCGATGTGCTCCCCGCAGACCCCTTCGTGGACCTCGGCCAGAACCGACCGAGCTTCGCCGGGATCCAAGCACCGTAGAAGAGGGCGTGAGAAGGACCGCTTATAGAGTTGTCCGCCCATCTCGGAGTACCACGCCTGCGTACGACGTAGGCGCCGAGCCGTAACCTCGTCAAGGGGAAGGGTCTCATCCCCCTTAAAATGTAGCATTTCTTGTACCCATGTGGTTTGCGCGTCGCCCGAGGCCATAGCAGCAATTTCGATGGCACGGAAAGGGAGCTCCTCGACTTCGGGTCGGGCTTCAGGGGTTGACTTCGATGCCAGCTTAGCCAGTGCATCGGCTCGCTCGTTCTCGCCCCTGGggacattagataatgtaaaatgagAGAACTTGGCGGTCAGGTTCTTTTCCTGCGCTAAGTACTTCGCCATGATTgggtcccgagcctcgtatccgccactgagttgctcggctaccaactgcgagtcggtgaggacgcgtaTGGCAACCACTTGCATCTCGGGAGCCAACCTGAGTCCTGCAAGGAGCGCCTCGTATTTCGCCTCGTTGTCGGTGGcttggaacccgaagcggagggagcgctcgaatgATCGTCCGTCGGGAGCCAGTAGCACCAGCCCCGCGCCGGCGCCCTTCGAGTTGGCCGACCCGTCCACGTGCAGGACCCATCCTTTAGAAGGTTGCTCGAGATCCACGTCCTCGATCTGAGTTAattccgcgatgaagtcggccacggactgggctttgatagcGGTTCTCGGCGCGTATTGCACGTCatactcgccgagctccaccgcccatttgagaagtCGCCCGACAACATCAAACTTAGACATAATCTGCCGgagtggttggtcggtgatgacctccactgggtgagcttggaagtaggggcacAGCTTCCGGGCTGACAGCACAAGCGCCAGTGCCAGTTTCTCAACCAGTGGGTATAGTTCCTCGGGCCCGTTCAAGACATGGCTAATGTAGTAGACCGGTAGCTGTTCGCCGGAGATTTCTTTGATCAGGACGGAACTGACTACATGCCCGGAGGCAGCCAGGTAGAGGCCGAGCTTCTCCCCGGAAGACGCTAAGGCAAGTCTGGGTAGGCTGGCCAAGTGTTGTTTTACTTGCCCGAAGGCTTCTTCGCACTCCgccgtccattggaagttctttGGGTTCTTTAGCGCCAGGAAGAATGGGAGGCAGCGATCACCCGATCGGGCGAGAAACCGAGACAGGGTAGcgagcctcccgttaaggcgctgcAGGTCTTTGATCATCCGAGGTGACTGCATATCGATGATTGCCTGgaccttctccgggttggcgtcaatccctcttTCGTGTATGATAAACCCGAGGAACTTTCCTGAGGTGACGCCGAAAACACACTTTGCGGGGTTGAGTCtcatgccgaacttgcgcagcGTGGCGAATGTCTCGGCCAGATCGGCAAGGTGAGTTTCTGTCGCttggctttttacaatcatgtcgtcgacgtaaacttccatgttccgcCCGATTTGGTGGGCGAACAACTTGTTCACTGTTCTCTGGTACGTAGCTCCAGCGTTCTTTAGTCCGAATGGCATGACCTTATAAAAGTaaaccccttgatcggtgagaaaGGTCGTATGTCCTTGGTCTTCGGGCGtcattctgatctggttgtatcctgAAAATGCGTCCATAAATGAGAGGCGAGCGTGTCCGGCCATTgcatcgaccaactggtcgacctttgggagggggtagcaatcctttgggcatgcattgttgagactggtgtaatcaacacacatcctccagcttccattgggtttctttacgaggactacattggacagccatcgTGGGTATCtgacttcttctatgaagcccgctATCAGAAGCCGTTCCACCTCTTATCGCACGACAAGTTGCCGATCAGGGGCCTGCCGTCTGGGTTTTTGCTTCACCGGGCGGGCGTCGGGTGAAATGTTGAGGTGGTGTTGCGCGACCTCCGgatcgacgcccgtcatgtcggatggcgaccaggcgaagacgtcggtATTTTCATGTAGGAAGCCGACGAGCCACTTTCGTTCCTGTTCTGGCAGTTCCTACCCGATCTTGACCGTCTGGTCTGGCCGACCCTCTAGTAGCGGCAAGTCGATGGTGGATCCCCTTGGCTCAGGATGGGGGGTTGGTTTCTTCGTCTCCCGAGGATCTCCTAGCGGCGGCTCGACCCTTGCTTTCTTGTGTAACGAAACCGCGGTTAGGTAGCAACGCCTGgattctcgggggcttcccgtgaCTTCCCCGACCCCAGCATGGGTCGGGAACTTTACGGTTTGGTAGTAagtcgagacgacggctctgacttTATTGAGGGTTGGATGACCGAGAATGGTGTTGTATGCAGAGGGGAGGTCAACCACTAAGAAGGTGGTCATCGCTGTCTTCGACCTCGGCGGGACTCCAAGGGTTAAGGGCAAAGTGATTGCCCCCAGCGGTGAGATTGAATCACCGGTGAACCCGGTGAGCGCTGAGCACATCGGCTTCATGCTCTCTCGAGACAAGTCGAGTTTTTGGAAGGCATCGAAGTAGAGCACGTCGGCCGAGCTCtcggtgtcgaccatgatccttcttacttgcgcgttggcgatCCTGGCCGATATTACGAGTGCATCATCGTGCTCGGGTTGTTCGGATGCCTTGGCCGGGAAAGTGACCGCGGGCTCAGGCCCGCACCCGAGAGCTTCGGCCGGGGCAGCTCGAGCGTACGCCTTTCTTCCGGTCATGGAGTTTCCGCCAAATGCGGGTCCGCCCGCTATCACGTCGATGTGTTGTTCGACGGGGCCCTCCGAGCGCGACGAAAGTTCTTTGTCCTGCCGAAGGTACTGGCCGAGGTGCCCTCTACGAATAAGCTCCTCGATCTACCTTTTCAACTCACGACACTGCTCAATGTCATGCCCATTCTGCCGGTGGAAACGGTAGTACTTTGACCGGTCTGCAAGTTCTCATGGGCTCCTCATCAGCTGGGGATCTTTAAGTAGTCCCTTCTCCCTTATGTGGAGAAATATCTTTGTTTGGGACGAACCCAAGGTGGGGAGAGGGGGCCTTGGTGTCCGTGGGTCAGATCTGTCCAACCTGCGCCGTGGTGCAGCGAATTGTTGCTGTCGGGGTGGCTCTGGCCTGGCCCTCTTGTGCTCCTCACGCCTCTCGGCCATCCACGTTTCTGCGGCGATGAACTAGCTTGCCCGCTGAAGCATCTCCGGTAccgcggtggggggtcgctcGACAAGAGACCAAAAGAACcgggaaggtcgcaggcctatcatgaatgcctgcattaacagagaggggtgagcgtccgtCAGCCCCTGAATTTGCATCGTAAAGCGGCTcaaaaaatgggagaggggcttgtCCTctctttggttgagtccgaggagcaacgccacggaCGACTTTGGTCGAGCGTAGGctaggaagttgagctcgaagtctctggcgagctggtcaaaggaggtgatggtcccggtcttcaggccgttgtaccatgcgcgggctggccccctcaaagtcgttgggaacgccctgcacatcaaggcgtcagaagtcccatatagcgccatctgggcgcggaaAGCGGCTACGTGGTCGGTCGGGTCAGTGGCGCCGTCATAGGCGTCCAGCGAAGGGAGCCGGAAGTGCGGTGGAATCAtttgatcttgtatttcgggtgcGAACGGGGACCCTTGGTGTCCGTtcgccccgagctctccctttgacctaCGAACCTCCTGCTGTACTTCGTCGAGCCTTTGACTAACAAGGCGCAGCTGGGCTCGCAGGGCGTTCGTTGAGTCCACAGATAgcgcctcgggttccgggcgagTCACCGTATTTTTCGCCCCTCGGTTACCGAGTTGGGCTGATCCATTTCGAGGCTGCGTGGGGAGCTCGGGAAGTGGTGCATGAATCCGAGTGGGGGGCTCCCGCTGTTGCAAAGGCTGAGTCATATGCGGGGGcgtcggttgggagacgagcgggacgATAGTTTGCACCATGCCTATCAGAGCTcgaacttgatgagcgaggtcgtgaaaggcttcGAGCGACACAGGCGACGGGCCGGCGGGGGCACCATCGGGCGACgataagcccgggtcgttgaacaaccgccagtagcgctccgatgTTGTAGCGGAGCGTTCGCCTCGGGGTTCATCACGCGGGGGATGTTCTTCCGGGGTGCTGACTGGATGCAACCCCACAACCACGGGTTCGTCAAAGTGGATCtgctgatcgctcgacattcgggcccttcctctagcgccaaatctgttagtgtaaacaactataTGCCATGGCATCGGGGCCAACACGGCCTGGTTCGGGTCTGAATGGGCGGGGATCTTGCACAGCGCTCCTCAAGCCCGCCGGGGAGGCCGGGTGCGGTATCCGATCAGGACGGTGTAATCGTCCCTTCTGGgctggaactcctcgcctgcgcatcCGGAGGGGACCTCTGGCTTCGcacttgcacaaaggtcgggccgaggcgttcgtcccgacccctccgacgatcaagttagccgaTGCGGAGTGGAGTTTGTTGTCTATTTTCTTTGTCTTTTCCAAACGCCCCCGCGCCCCCCCCCCCCGCGTATaggactcgggggtatttataggaaagtttagtgttacctgatgatCCTGCCCgcaggagcaggatcgtacctctgatggcgtctgacattgctgttGGCATTGCGTgaagaaccgaactgccgcagggcatgggcgtgcctcggtcgtcgctctcctctgcctcggccaaacatgttgggtcagacaacgatgaagtcgttgtctgagagcagGTGATGTCAGCGCACATCGCGTCGGCATTATTGTCTTCTTTGGGCAGAGTGTCGTCCAagcgtggctgacgtcgtggcgcgTCATGTCGCCGTTATTACCCTCATCAGTGGGTTGGATTTCGCAAATTAGTAAAATAATCTTAGGAAGATAAATTGAGCAAACAAGTCAGGAAGTAAAAGCATTCAAAGTTCAGCTGATGCAAGAAGACACAAACAAAGGCAATCTGCTTGCAAAGATAAGTAGTAATGGCTACAAAGCTCTCTGGTCATGAGTAGAGCATGTTCACAGAGTCCCCACTCTCCTGATACATATGCCTTTTATTACTGTAATTCCAACTTCTAATACAAATTAAACTAGGAACCTGATGCCAAAGAGGTACTGAACATATCACAGAGAAAGTAGATTATGTCGCTGCAGAATGGAAAGGGCCGACACGAAGGAGAGGACGAGATACAGCACACATTACCTAAAAACCAGATTACATGGACAACAGATGAATCGAAGGAGCCAATCCTTAAACTTGAATGCCGATTCTTTGAGCAACCTGCAAAAGTAAGTCGAGTAATCAGACACCAAGCAGCAGTCGGAGCAAACAATAGTTTAGTTGAATCGATAAGCAAAGTGTAGttataattctttttctactGCAACTTTTTCGTCAAAAGGTAACAGCTTAAACACAATAACCATTTCAAACCATTTCCCAATTTAATGCCTCGTGAATTTTCAGCGGCCTTACCCATGTACATTGATATTTTTTGTATTCAGTCAATATAACTGCAATTTATGCACACAACAGTAACCAATTATCTTCCATACATCGACAATGAAACTCCCAAGGTTTATGCATGTCATGATTTAATGATTAATTATACCTCATTGAAAGAGTGAACATCACTGCCCCATAACCATGCATCACAGCCTGCATCCCTAGCTCCCCATATGTCGTTCCTGCGATCATCACCCACATGAACTGCTTCCTCGGGTTTTACACCCAGCAACTCACATGCTTTAAGAAAGATAGTCGGGTTTGGCTTCTCAGCTGCTACCTGTTATAGCAATACTACACTTATAAGAAACTAGATAGAACTGGCATTGACACTGTTGTGGTAGCAACATTTAGAGCAAAATAGATGAGGCCCAGAGGACCACGGGTTATCCGAATTGGTAATGTTCAAGCCTCCAAGGCAGGAATACACTGCCTCCGAGTTATAAAATCCTTGTCCTAAAAGAACTTTTAGGAGTTTGCAATGACCACCCACAATCAGCCAAATTTCCATAAATAACAGAAAAGGCAGTTTTGTACCTCAGCAGACACTGCAACAGCATCGAAccaatgatcacacttcaaagccTGCAAAAGAGGCCGTAAGCGGGTATCAAAGTTTGAGACTATAGCTGTTTTCACTCCAGCCTTTCTTAAAGCTCTGAAAGCATTTCCAGCATCAGGGTCACAGATATGCCAAGCCTGACAAACAAAATGATAACAAACATTAATTTCACTAAGCATCATACTAATATGTAGTGATCATAATGACATCCAATCGATTAATCAATCATACCTTCTCAGTTGTATAATATTTATAGAGTTCTTCAAAGTACTCCAAATTAGAACAGCCTGTAGAAGAGCTAACTATGTGTTGCCAAAAAGGCCTCCCATCATCCACATACCTGATAACAGGCACATAAAAAAGATGGACTTCAGAATCATGCACGGAAGACTTAAACGCAATACAGAAATAGGGAACAAGAGCATCTTTTCAATAGATGCATGCTTGATGAAGTTTGAGAATATCTTAAAACAGGTAAATAGGTAGTAAGATCATTTGGCATTACAACGTTATAATGGTCACAAAAAAtgatgaggaaaaaaaaaatcagcatgttCAGAAGCAGATTCGGATGTGTTAAACAGAGGAAAAGAAAGATCATCAGCTAAGTGAAGGTCACTAACTGCAACCATGTCTTTGGAAATCTTGCCAGTCTTGCATGTTGCAAGATTTAGATTTCTACCACAGGTTTGCCTACTTTAATGAGTTCTTAAACATAAGtaccaaaaaaatatatttctcgaATAAAATTTTTATCTTATCATGGTTCCTCGAATAACCTGGTATTTCttttgtgaaaaatgtcatgcTCTCTCAGATTAAACATGAAACTTGGGAGATATTTGACAATGCAAGATTAGT of the Musa acuminata AAA Group cultivar baxijiao chromosome BXJ3-2, Cavendish_Baxijiao_AAA, whole genome shotgun sequence genome contains:
- the LOC135631678 gene encoding uncharacterized protein LOC135631678; its protein translation is MARATKGSLTVAVAICARVRGGAAPSPTSLSSCRNLHSSGRKDDSRRQEYSTGAAAAVEVEGGIPGGLRRLPGRQGWDLAGAIEYLEYRRSLYGEITHKALLVDAVGTLVAPSQPMAQIYRQIGEKYGVKYSENEILNRYRWAYEQPWGRSRLRYVDDGRPFWQHIVSSSTGCSNLEYFEELYKYYTTEKAWHICDPDAGNAFRALRKAGVKTAIVSNFDTRLRPLLQALKCDHWFDAVAVSAEVAAEKPNPTIFLKACELLGVKPEEAVHVGDDRRNDIWGARDAGCDAWLWGSDVHSFNEVAQRIGIQV
- the LOC135631550 gene encoding uncharacterized protein LOC135631550; protein product: MCVDYTSLNNACPKDCYPLPKVDQLVDAMAGHARLSFMDAFSGYNQIRMTPEDQGHTTFLTDQGVYFYKVMPFGLKNAGATYQRTVNKLFAHQIGRNMEVYVDDMIVKSQATETHLADLAETFATLRKFGMRLNPAKCVFGVTSGKFLGFIIHERGIDANPEKVQAIIDMQSPRMIKDLQRLNGRLATLSRFLARSGDRCLPFFLALKNPKNFQWTAECEEAFGQVKQHLASLPRLALASSGEKLGLYLAASGHVVSSVLIKEISGEQLPVYYISHVLNGPEELYPLVEKLALALVLSARKLCPYFQAHPVEVITDQPLRQIMSKFDVVGRLLKWAVELGEYDVQYAPRTAIKAQSVADFIAELTQIEDVDLEQPSKGWVLHVDGSANSKGAGAGLVLLAPDGRSFERSLRFGFQATDNEAKYEALLAGLRLAPEMQVVAIRVLTDSQLVAEQLSGGYEARDPIMAKYLAQEKNLTAKFSHFTLSNVPRGENERADALAKLASKSTPEARPEVEELPFRAIEIAAMASGDAQTTWVQEMLHFKGDETLPLDEVTARRLRRTQAWYSEMGGQLYKRSFSRPLLRCLDPGEARSVLAEVHEGVCGEHIGGRTLAHKILRQGYYWSTMCRDAKTYVQRCSSCQEHARAPRRPTVPFTPVDCAWSFTQWGLDLLGPFPPASGQRKYIVVGLDYFTKWVEVEPLATTTEQQIEKFVWRSFVTRFGLPKTIITDNGPQFASRRFREFCASHGIQLRFSSVAYPQTNGLPEVINRSILDGLKRRVSTARSAWTDKLPSFLWSLLTTPKTATGESPYSLAFGTEAVLPSEVAIPTLRTRSYDKKTTNEGLRAGLDILEERRADAHLKALSYKS